The DNA sequence AGATGAATGCCGCCCAAAAGAGAAGCACGCGCGAAACCGAAGTCCAGACATATAGAGCGGCAACGAAAATGAGCAGCCCACCGAAGATCATCGCCGCGCCGCTATACCCAAGAGAGCCGTCAGCAACCCAGTCGCCGAGCGCAGTTCCCAGGGTCTGTGAAACAGTGATGGTGATCCAATAGAAAGTTTCGGCCCTGGCCGTTCCAACGCAATTGACGTCCACTGACCCCAAGGTGCGATGCCAACTGAACAGCGACGCAATCACTAACGAAAACAGAAGAAGTGATCCACCCGGATATCCGAGCCCCATGGAACGTGTCACATAGTCGGCAAGCGTAGTCCCTGCGGTGGTTGAGGCAATAATTGTAGTCCAATAGAGCCAAGGGTTGAAACGCCGAGCCCTAATTTGCAGCGACACCAGCGCTACAAGTAGAAGGCCGAAAATGGCGGTGCCGACAAGATAGCCATTCACGCCGCCGCCGCCCGCGTTCGGCGTCGTTTCGCCGAGCCAACTCATGCTGACCGCATCTCCACCCGTTTCGCCAAGGGTTGTGGCGAACACCTTGATGACCCAAAAAATTAGGGTCGCAGCGGGGACTTTGCTGATCCCGGCACGGGGTGAATCAAGCATCCCTCATCTCACACTACATCGTTGAGTTTTAGCGATCCGATCATACGACGCCCCAATCTGTTCGCAAATGGTCGTTAGAGGCCTAAAAGGAGCCGGAGCCGTATCCACCATGATGTTCGTTCTATCGTATCGGCACGCGCACCGCCGAGGCGTGCGATAGGCTGTTCGGCGAAGAGAATGTTGAGCATTCCTTTGGTCAATTCGTCAGGGACAGCAATTGTTGCCGAACATGTTTCCTGACGAACACCGTCTATAAAGGCCTCGAGCGTCCGCACATTTGCCCAAACGACCAAACAATCAGAGGTCCATTCAAACTCGCCTATTGTCCGATCGTCAGATCCAGCAGAAGACTTAAGTATTACAGCCGATCGAGCAGGGACGGCTATTTCCTCGGCCCAAGGCTCAAGCCAAACGTGCAACATGTCGGGTCCGGGATTGGAGAGACCCCAATAGAGTTCATCCTCCCACATCGACCCCTATTCTCAGATAGTATGTGTAACCGCAACTGGCCGCTTACCGCAGACGGGAGGGAATGTCTTAGGTGACCCCTTCAAGAAGTCTCAAGGCGTCTCCGTCTCCACCGCCTTCGGCACCACAACAGCATCCTTCGCACTCAACACCGTCGCAGGCGGCCCCTTCTGGATCGCGGCGGCGAGCTTACCGACAGCCGCGCAGTCAGACTTGCACGCGCTCTGCGCCTGGGCGAGATTTTCCTTTGCCTTGGCGATCGCGCCCTTCTCGACCATCGCCTCGCCCTGCCCCACCAGTGCATGCACATCGTTCGGGTCGAGCAGCAGCGCCTCACGATAGAGGCGGATGGCCTTGCCCTGAAGGCCCTGAGCACGGGCTACTTCAGCGAGCTCAATATAGGCCGAGCGATTGCGCGGATCGACCGCCAGCGCCGTTTCCAGCGCATCGTTCGCCGCACTGAAATTTCCCGCCCGGCGCGCAGTGACGCCCGCCTGCTGCCATTCGATCGACAAAGGCGAAATCTGGGCATCCGGCCGCTGCGTCAGACCGGCGCTCGACACGGTGGTAAGAAGGACGGCAAGGGCGATCGAAGCAGGGGTAAAACGCATGCACAACTCCAGCCATGTTTCAGGCATTGATTCTGCCCGAGTGTCGTCATTTTGCCGGGGCTTGTCCATCGCCTCTTTCATGCACCGCGCCGCAGCCGAGCGAAATAGAAACCGTCCGTCGCGTCATGGCCCGGCGTCAGCAATCGGCCATGCCCATGCACTCGCCCGGCCATGATCGGGATCGCTTCAGCCATCCATCCCGCGTGGCGATCGAGAAACGCCTGCGCCTGCCCCGCCCCTTCCTGATCGGTCAGGGCACAGGTCGCGTAAACAAGCGCCCCACCGGGCGCCACCAGCGGCGCCGCGAAGTCCAATATGCGCGCCTGCTCGCGCACCAACCGTTCCAGCCGCGCGGGCGTCAGGCGCCAGCGAGCCTCGGGATTGCGCCGCCAAGTCCCGGTTCCGGAGCAGGGCGCATCGACAAGTACGACGTCCGCCTGCCCCTGTAGGCTCTCCAGCCCGCGCGTCTCATGCCCCTGATCCAGCAGCAATGTCTGAATGAAGGTCGCCCCCGCCCGCTCGGCCCGCGGGTCGAGGCGCGAGAGGCGCGAGCGGATCGTGTCCGCCGCGATTAGCGTCCCTTGTCCGGCCATCGCCGCCGCGAGCGCCAGCGTCTTGCCGCCCGCTCCCGCGCAAAGGTCGATGACAGTCATGCCGGACGCAGCGCCGCACGCCGCGGAAATGAGCTGGCTGCCCGCATCCTGCACCTCTACCAGCCCCTGCTTCCACGCATCGCTCTGCTCAACCGGCCAACCCTCCGGCAGGCGCAGCGCGTCAGGCAAGCCGTCGATAGGCACCGCTTCGGGAAAGAGCGGCGCGACCTTCTCCACCGTCGCTTTCAACCGGTTCACCCGCAAATCCACGGGCGCCCGGCCTAGCAATTCCTCCTGCTCGACCGGCGCTGCAAACAACGGCTTGAGCCAAGCGGGCACCCCCCCGGCTATCGCCCCCACCTCCTCGGCGAGGATAGGCGCAGGCCCATGCAGCGATCCGTCGAACAGGTCCGCGATATCCGGCCGCTCCCGCGCCACTCCGATCATCGCCGCGCGGCCATTGTCCGGCCGTTCCGCAGCCCGGCGCACCGCATCATAGACATGATCGCGCACCGCCCGCCGGTCGCGGGAACCGGCATAGCGCCGTTCCTTGAAATAACGTGCGATCAACGTATCAGCAGCCGGTCCACCATCGCGCGCCGAAGCTATGATGGCGTCGAGCAGCTCGATCGCGGCCTGAACACGCGCGGAGGGGGTCACCCCTTCCTACTCTCAGCGGGTGGGATAGTTGGGCGCTTCCCGCGTGATGGTCACGTCATGGACATGGCTTTCGGACAGGCCCGCATTGGTGATCTGGACGAAGCGGGCGCGCTCCTGAAGGTCCTTGATCGTGCGGCTGCCGGTATAGCCCATCGCCGCCTTCACGCCGCCGACCAGCTGATGGATGACGTCCTTCGCAGGCCCCTTGAACGGCACCTGTCCTTCAATCCCTTCGGGCACCAGCTTCATCTGGTCCTTGATATCCGCCTGGAAATAACGGTCGGCCGATCCACGCGCCATCGCTCCGACGCTGCCCATGCCACGATAGCTCTTATAGGCGCGGCCCTGATAGAGGAAGGTTTCGCCCGGCGCTTCGGCCGTGCCCGCCAGCAGCGATCCGACCATGACGCAACCCGCGCCCGCCGCCAGCGCCTTCGCCACATCGCCCGAGGTACGAAGCCCGCCGTCAGCGATCACCGGAACGCCCTGCTTTGCCGCTTCATTGGCCGAATCCATGACGGCGGTCAGCTGCGGCACGCCCACGCCCGCCACCACGCGCGTGGTGCAGATGGAGCCAGGCCCGATCCCGACCTTCACGCAATCCGCCCCGGCGTCGATCAAAGCCTTGGTCGCCTCGGCGGTTGCGACATTGCCCGCCACGACCTGAACATGGTTGGACAGACGCTTCACCGCCTCGACAGCAACCGCGACCTGCCTGCTGTGGCCGTGCGCGGTATCGATAACGATCAGGTCGCATTCAGCGTCGATCAGCGCCTCGCTGCGCTCCAGCCCCTTGTCGCCCACCGTCGTCGCCGCCGCCACACGCAGGCGGCCCGAACCGTCC is a window from the Sphingobium sp. Cam5-1 genome containing:
- a CDS encoding RsmB/NOP family class I SAM-dependent RNA methyltransferase; the protein is MTPSARVQAAIELLDAIIASARDGGPAADTLIARYFKERRYAGSRDRRAVRDHVYDAVRRAAERPDNGRAAMIGVARERPDIADLFDGSLHGPAPILAEEVGAIAGGVPAWLKPLFAAPVEQEELLGRAPVDLRVNRLKATVEKVAPLFPEAVPIDGLPDALRLPEGWPVEQSDAWKQGLVEVQDAGSQLISAACGAASGMTVIDLCAGAGGKTLALAAAMAGQGTLIAADTIRSRLSRLDPRAERAGATFIQTLLLDQGHETRGLESLQGQADVVLVDAPCSGTGTWRRNPEARWRLTPARLERLVREQARILDFAAPLVAPGGALVYATCALTDQEGAGQAQAFLDRHAGWMAEAIPIMAGRVHGHGRLLTPGHDATDGFYFARLRRGA
- a CDS encoding tetratricopeptide repeat protein; protein product: MRFTPASIALAVLLTTVSSAGLTQRPDAQISPLSIEWQQAGVTARRAGNFSAANDALETALAVDPRNRSAYIELAEVARAQGLQGKAIRLYREALLLDPNDVHALVGQGEAMVEKGAIAKAKENLAQAQSACKSDCAAVGKLAAAIQKGPPATVLSAKDAVVVPKAVETETP
- a CDS encoding COG4705 family protein, translated to MLDSPRAGISKVPAATLIFWVIKVFATTLGETGGDAVSMSWLGETTPNAGGGGVNGYLVGTAIFGLLLVALVSLQIRARRFNPWLYWTTIIASTTAGTTLADYVTRSMGLGYPGGSLLLFSLVIASLFSWHRTLGSVDVNCVGTARAETFYWITITVSQTLGTALGDWVADGSLGYSGAAMIFGGLLIFVAALYVWTSVSRVLLFWAAFILTRPLGATVGDFLDKPIAKGGLEFSRPLATAAIAAAILLLILVFPQRAGGRARNVR
- the guaB gene encoding IMP dehydrogenase, with product MDIRLGLTFDDVLLQPGESDVLPSQADTSTYVTKQIKLNIPVLSSAMDTVTEADMAIVMAQLGGIGVLHRNLSIEEQADAVRAVKRFESGMVVNPITITPRATLADAQMLMERHRISGIPVVEDSGKLVGILTHRDVRFAENPTQPVSELMTKDNLATVKAGVGQDEAQRLLHQRRIEKLLVVDDDYHCVGLITVKDIEKAVTYPQATKDGSGRLRVAAATTVGDKGLERSEALIDAECDLIVIDTAHGHSRQVAVAVEAVKRLSNHVQVVAGNVATAEATKALIDAGADCVKVGIGPGSICTTRVVAGVGVPQLTAVMDSANEAAKQGVPVIADGGLRTSGDVAKALAAGAGCVMVGSLLAGTAEAPGETFLYQGRAYKSYRGMGSVGAMARGSADRYFQADIKDQMKLVPEGIEGQVPFKGPAKDVIHQLVGGVKAAMGYTGSRTIKDLQERARFVQITNAGLSESHVHDVTITREAPNYPTR